One Triplophysa rosa linkage group LG9, Trosa_1v2, whole genome shotgun sequence genomic window carries:
- the LOC130559226 gene encoding uncharacterized protein LOC130559226, with protein sequence MQGYIKKLEEETKSIFRSPVSTHKDYFYFACERSTKASGKSKGEPTKTRANSCNAYVSFKVIKDGSFTGAVVNKMLQHNGHDVCMKEEGVKNRIDAELLTFIEIWLGQGLSISETLLKCVDWAERHGHMDKYNRRYYVTPEDIRLIKKTNIALSFPDAKDCISVDKVVTSELQENICYYQPLSENQPLIIVVQTPWQKDILKEQPHTMVFMDATYKAMTSYGYAFYALLLTNSIGRAVPFAYFIISEESADILALCLEKFAKHNPGFLPRSIMIDRDLKELNAIRRVFPTAKVLLCWFLDSSA encoded by the exons ATGCAGGGTTACATTAAGAAACTGGAAGAGGAAACAAAAAGCATCTTCAGGTCCCCTGTGTCTACTCATAAAGACTACTTTTACTTTGCATGTGAAAGATCTACCAAAGCAAGTGGGAAAAGCAAAGGAGAACCAACAAAGACAAGAGCTAATTCTTGCAACGCTTACGTGTCATTCAAAGTCATCAAAGATGGAAGCTTCACAGGTGCTGTGGTCAACAAAATGCTTCAACACAATGGACATGATGTGTGCATGAAAGAAGAGGGAGTAAAAAATCGCATTGATGCAGAGTTATTAACCTTCATTGAAATATGGCTTGGTCAAGGACTGTCAATTTCAgaaacacttttaaaatgtgtggACTGGGCAGAGCGTCATGGACATATGGACAAATATAATCGGAGATATTATGTTACACCTGAAGATATACGATTAATCAAGAAGACCAATATTGCTCTTAGTTTTCCTGATGCCAAAGACTGCATTAGTGTGGACAAGGTAGTCACATCAGAGCTTCAGGAAAACATTTGCTACTACCAGCCTTTGAGTGAAAATCAACCACTAATAATTGTAGTGCAGACACCCTGGCAAAAAGATATACTGAAAGAACAGCCCCATACCATGGTATTCATGGACGCTACTTACAAGGCCATGACATCGTATGGTTATGCATTTTATGCACTTCTCTTGACCAACTCTATCGGAAGAGCAGTCCCATTCGCTTACTTTATTATTAGTGAGGAATCAGCGGACATACTTGCTCTTTGTTTGGAAAAGTTTGCAAAACACAACCCTGGATTTCTTCCCAG GTCGATAATGATTGACCGTGACCTTAAGGAACTCAATGCCATCAGAAGAGTTTTTCCTACAGCCAAGGTACTTCTTTGTTGGTTtctagatagttcag cctaa
- the LOC130559149 gene encoding oxidoreductase HTATIP2-like — MNILYSNWKFCFLSFVVALAAVLYNLEHSYTGEVPRMDLNAKGEIYRQKNKTCFILGASGESGKVLLNEIKKSNIFSKITLIGRRELHLDNQTDENLVQKVVDFEKLDEYAEAFQGHDVGYCCLGTTKAKAGAEGFVRVDHDYVLKAAELAKAGSCSHFHLESSKGADKTSSFLYLKTKGQVEADIEVVGFERLSIYRPAVLLVDRKESRPAEWMARKFLGPLSTLFPTALSIPITSLARAMVVNTLKEGEQKVEILENKAIYDLGRT, encoded by the exons ATGaatattttatacagtaactGGAAATTCTGTTTCTTATCATTTGTTGTTGCACTCGCCGCTGTTCTTTATAATCTGGAACATTCATATACAGGCGAAGTCCCAAG AATGGATCTGAATGCGAAGGGAGAGATTTACCgtcagaaaaacaaaacgtgTTTTATTCTCGGCGCTTCTGGGGAAAGTGGAAAGGTGCTACTAAACGAAATCAAGAAGAGCAACATATTCTCCAAGATCACTCTCATTGGACGAAGGGAGTTACATTTGGACAACCAAACCGATGAAAATCTG GTGCAAAAAGTAGTTGATTTTGAAAAGCTGGATGAGTATGCCGAAGCATTTCAGGGCCATGATGTGGGATACTGCTGTCTAGGAACAACCAAAGCCAAAGCAGGAGCT GAAGGGTTTGTGCGTGTAGATCATGACTACGTACTCAAGGCAGCAGAACTTGCTAAAGCAGGAAGTTGCTCTCACTTTCATCTAGAATCCTCCAAAGGAGCAGACAAAACCAGCAGCTTTCTCTACCTGAAAACTAAG GGACAGGTTGAAGCAGACATTGAGGTTGTAGGTTTTGAGCGTCTCTCAATCTATCGACCAGC GGTGTTATTGGTGGACAGAAAGGAGAGCAGGCCTGCTGAGTGGATGGCCAGGAAATTTCTCGGCCCTCTTTCCACTTTATTTCCTACTGCACTGTCAATCCCCATCACATCATTGGCAAGAGCTATGGTAGTCAACACACTAAAAGAGGGTGAACAGAAAGTAGAAATTCTTGAAAACAAGGCCATATACGATCTTGGGAGAACCTAA